From the genome of Bradyrhizobium sp. ORS 278:
GATTGCCGGTGTCGACCGCGACACGGAAATCGTTGAAGAAGGCGACGTAGATAACGACTGTCATGGCGACGCCCACGACGGCCGGCACCGCGATGCGCAGCGCGCGCACGAAGCGGCTATGGCGCGCCGCGACGGCGAAGCGCGCCTGCAGACTGGGATCATAGGCGGGGTTCTGGACCGAGTTCACCAGGGCTCCGACGGGCACGGGACATGCGCGAAACAGCGCTCATCCTATCACGGCCGTGCCGGCCATTGCAGCCCGGAACTGCCGCGAAATCGCGACGCAGAAGCCGTTCAATCATTAAGAGAGATTAATGATCCTGAACGCGCCCGGCCGTCGCACCCTCACGAATGCGCAAAGATGTCGTCGGCCTCGAATCCGCCCAAATCGAGCGTCGCGCGATGCGGCAGGAAGGCGAAGCAGGCCTGCGCCAGCGCCAGCCGGCCTTCGCGCGCCAGCATCACGTCGAGCTTCTCGCGGAGCGCATGCAGATGCAGAACGTCGGAGGCCGCATAGGCCAGCTGCGGCTCACTCAGGCTATCGGCGCCCCAGTCGCTCGACTGCTGCTGCTTGGACAGATCGATGTTGAGCAGCTCGCGGACGAGATCCTTCAGTCCGTGGCGGTCGGTATAGGTGCGTGCCAGCCGCGACGCGATCTTGGTGCAATAGACCGGTTGCGGCATCACCCCGAAAGTATGAAACAGCGTCGCGACGTCGAAGCGCGCGAAGTGGAAGATCTTGGTGATGGCGGTATTGCCGAGTAGCGTCTTCAAATTCGGCGCGTCGGTGTGCCCCTTGGGGATCTGCACCACATCGGCCGAGCCGTCGCCGGGCGACAGCTGCACCACGCACAGCCGGTCGCGGTGCGGATTGAGCCCCATCGTCTCGGTGTCGATCGCGACCGACGAGGTGTAGCGGGAGAGATCGGGCAGGTCGCCCCGATGCAGGCGAACGGTCATGGCGGTCAAAACCTCGGTCGAAGCGATGTCGAACGCGACGGGCCGGGGCGACGTCGCAGGAAACGGCCAGCAAGCGGCCAGGAACCGGCTTTAGCCCGGCGCTG
Proteins encoded in this window:
- a CDS encoding ribonuclease D, which encodes MTVRLHRGDLPDLSRYTSSVAIDTETMGLNPHRDRLCVVQLSPGDGSADVVQIPKGHTDAPNLKTLLGNTAITKIFHFARFDVATLFHTFGVMPQPVYCTKIASRLARTYTDRHGLKDLVRELLNIDLSKQQQSSDWGADSLSEPQLAYAASDVLHLHALREKLDVMLAREGRLALAQACFAFLPHRATLDLGGFEADDIFAHS